A part of Anaerohalosphaeraceae bacterium genomic DNA contains:
- a CDS encoding serine/threonine-protein kinase — translation MADNEATSFDTLFGRMAVEQKLCTEEELKECKKELQARAAGSNPVTLERLMVEKQVLTPSQAARLKGSIRESRDVSTQIPGYRVLGKLGSGAMAVVYKAKQLSLDRIVAIKVLPKKFVQKSDYVERFYKEGRIAAKLNHNNIVQAIDVGEVGGLYYFVMEYVEGKTLYDDLSKGKIFSEKEALDIIIQLANALAHAHAQGLIHRDVKPKNIMINKEGIVKLADMGLAREASDIKAAKHEQGKAFGTPYYIAPEQIRGELDIDGRADIYALGATLYHMVTGRVPFDASSPSEVMRKHLKEPLVPPDHINTSLSAGISEVIEVMMAKNKEDRYKNMEELLIDLQAVRDGNPPVIARQRFNMEALEKLEDGIEVNRQEDSKKIYTDEIIAKYKVAVVALIALSAVLFLIVLFLAFQLKNKSESYDLTYGQAPFSTCPEIPSKPA, via the coding sequence TTGGCTGACAACGAAGCAACCAGTTTTGATACACTTTTCGGACGCATGGCGGTCGAGCAGAAGCTCTGCACGGAAGAAGAGCTGAAAGAGTGCAAAAAAGAGCTGCAGGCTCGAGCCGCCGGAAGCAATCCGGTTACCCTGGAGCGGCTTATGGTCGAAAAACAGGTCTTAACCCCCTCCCAGGCCGCTCGCCTAAAGGGGTCCATCCGGGAAAGCCGGGATGTATCGACTCAAATTCCCGGCTATCGCGTCCTGGGCAAACTCGGCTCCGGTGCAATGGCAGTGGTTTATAAGGCCAAGCAGCTGTCCTTAGACCGCATCGTAGCCATCAAGGTATTGCCGAAAAAATTTGTCCAGAAAAGCGACTATGTCGAGCGATTCTATAAAGAAGGCCGGATAGCCGCCAAACTGAACCACAACAATATCGTACAGGCCATCGACGTAGGCGAAGTCGGCGGCCTGTACTATTTTGTGATGGAATATGTCGAGGGGAAGACCCTCTACGACGACCTGTCCAAAGGCAAGATTTTCAGTGAAAAAGAGGCCCTCGATATTATCATCCAGCTGGCCAACGCGTTAGCCCACGCCCACGCCCAGGGCCTTATCCATCGCGATGTCAAGCCCAAAAACATCATGATTAACAAAGAGGGCATCGTGAAGCTGGCGGATATGGGTCTGGCCCGCGAGGCCTCCGACATCAAGGCCGCCAAACACGAACAGGGCAAGGCCTTCGGAACCCCCTACTACATCGCTCCCGAACAGATTCGCGGCGAGCTGGACATCGACGGACGGGCGGACATCTATGCGCTGGGGGCTACCCTGTATCATATGGTCACCGGCCGGGTGCCGTTTGATGCCTCCAGCCCCTCCGAAGTGATGCGAAAACACCTCAAAGAGCCCCTGGTCCCGCCGGACCATATTAATACGTCGCTGTCCGCCGGCATTTCGGAAGTGATCGAAGTCATGATGGCCAAAAACAAAGAGGACCGCTACAAAAATATGGAGGAGCTGCTCATTGACCTCCAGGCCGTACGGGACGGCAATCCGCCCGTCATCGCTCGCCAGCGGTTCAATATGGAGGCCCTCGAAAAACTGGAGGACGGCATCGAAGTCAATCGTCAGGAAGATTCCAAAAAAATCTACACAGATGAAATCATCGCCAAATACAAAGTAGCCGTAGTGGCTTTGATTGCGCTCAGCGCTGTTTTGTTTCTGATTGTGCTTTTCCTGGCTTTTCAGTTGAAAAATAAAAGTGAGTCTTACGATTTAACATACGGACAGGCTCCTTTTTCAACATGCCCAGAAATCCCCTCCAAACCCGCTTAA
- a CDS encoding TetR/AcrR family transcriptional regulator — protein MPRNPLQTRLRILTAAGNLFSRHGFCATTLEDILTAAGITKGAFYHYFKSKEDVCTALLEEALESTRRLFLSLAESNPYEAFEQWISRIMDGSSQEGLAFRLVLRLSDEAAVFHGPVPDRFSLFWAEQAGGLEKILASFQSEQGLRLDLRSSALLLLSTAVGLIRLQNTVPAGLPTESLLKTALRLILS, from the coding sequence ATGCCCAGAAATCCCCTCCAAACCCGCTTAAGGATCCTAACAGCTGCGGGCAATCTTTTCAGCAGACACGGCTTCTGCGCCACAACCCTGGAGGACATTCTCACCGCTGCCGGAATCACCAAAGGGGCCTTTTACCATTATTTCAAAAGCAAAGAGGATGTCTGCACCGCTCTCCTTGAAGAAGCCCTCGAATCAACTCGCCGACTGTTTTTGTCTCTGGCAGAGTCGAATCCGTACGAGGCCTTTGAACAATGGATAAGCCGAATTATGGACGGCAGCAGTCAGGAAGGCCTCGCTTTTCGGCTTGTTCTGCGCCTTTCCGACGAAGCGGCGGTCTTCCACGGTCCTGTCCCGGATCGGTTCAGTCTCTTCTGGGCCGAACAGGCCGGCGGCCTGGAAAAAATTCTTGCCTCCTTTCAGTCGGAGCAGGGGCTTCGGCTCGACCTGCGCTCCTCCGCCCTGCTGCTGCTCAGCACAGCCGTGGGCCTTATCCGGCTGCAGAACACTGTCCCGGCAGGCCTTCCGACCGAATCCCTGCTGAAAACAGCTCTTCGGCTGATTCTCTCATAA
- a CDS encoding inositol monophosphatase, producing the protein MGLSSTEIRDLLETAVVAARLAGQRALEELRFVHATQKDADELVTQADPICQKIIVDHIKETYPDHGFLCEEGHGGKLFKLAPRGEQGIWWVIDPIDGTNNFANGLLCFSVSIAALQDGQPIVGVVFEPSTDSMFTAAAEMEAQMNGSRIQVNQQELNRFACFGIESHMTAEFDKPYQTIMQKTRFRCLGSTALHLAYVAKGAMVGSVTIRSRLWDIAAGALLVERAGGFVSSPEGKSLFPVVPESYQGDYIPIVAGPLKKKEEILKIFQMK; encoded by the coding sequence ATGGGATTGTCTTCGACAGAAATCCGTGATTTGCTCGAGACGGCCGTGGTGGCGGCGCGTCTGGCCGGGCAGCGGGCCCTGGAAGAACTTCGCTTTGTTCATGCAACGCAGAAGGATGCGGATGAGCTGGTCACACAGGCCGACCCGATTTGTCAGAAGATTATCGTGGACCATATCAAGGAGACCTATCCGGACCATGGTTTTTTGTGTGAGGAGGGGCACGGCGGCAAGCTCTTTAAGCTGGCGCCGCGCGGCGAGCAGGGAATCTGGTGGGTGATTGACCCGATTGACGGCACGAACAATTTTGCCAACGGCCTGCTGTGTTTTTCGGTGAGCATTGCCGCCCTGCAGGATGGACAGCCGATTGTCGGAGTGGTTTTTGAACCGTCGACGGATTCGATGTTTACAGCCGCGGCCGAGATGGAAGCGCAGATGAACGGCTCCCGGATTCAGGTGAATCAGCAGGAGCTGAATCGATTCGCCTGTTTCGGAATCGAGAGCCATATGACGGCGGAGTTTGACAAACCGTATCAGACCATTATGCAAAAAACCCGTTTTCGCTGTCTGGGTTCGACGGCCCTGCACCTGGCGTATGTCGCCAAAGGGGCGATGGTGGGCTCTGTGACCATTCGTTCGCGTCTGTGGGATATTGCGGCCGGCGCTCTTCTTGTGGAACGGGCGGGCGGATTTGTCTCGTCTCCGGAGGGAAAATCTCTCTTTCCTGTCGTCCCGGAATCTTATCAGGGAGATTACATTCCGATTGTTGCAGGTCCGTTAAAGAAAAAGGAGGAAATTCTGAAGATTTTTCAAATGAAATAA
- a CDS encoding DUF2752 domain-containing protein, with product MNNCQPISSEKSSDRISAGGRLAAAFVAMAIAVGFAFFHACDRQWLDISPILGVCGFKQRFGLPCPGCGWTHSIQAFASGRIGESFYLQPAAAVFCLAAFAAFFFALHIAIFGIDFSFLRWARSPGGCKVIILAAALIVLVGWMAVLLLTLIGQSQP from the coding sequence ATGAACAATTGCCAGCCGATAAGCTCGGAAAAATCTTCCGACCGCATCTCTGCCGGAGGCCGGCTTGCCGCCGCCTTTGTCGCCATGGCCATTGCCGTCGGATTCGCCTTTTTCCATGCCTGCGACCGACAATGGCTTGACATCAGTCCCATTCTCGGCGTCTGCGGTTTCAAACAGCGCTTTGGTCTGCCCTGTCCCGGGTGCGGCTGGACCCATTCCATCCAGGCCTTCGCATCAGGGCGTATTGGAGAGTCCTTTTATCTCCAACCCGCCGCCGCCGTCTTTTGTCTGGCAGCCTTTGCGGCCTTTTTTTTTGCTTTACACATCGCCATTTTTGGGATAGATTTTTCGTTTTTGAGGTGGGCACGCTCACCCGGAGGATGCAAAGTGATAATTCTTGCAGCTGCCCTGATTGTCCTGGTTGGATGGATGGCGGTTTTGCTGCTGACCCTTATTGGGCAAAGTCAACCCTGA
- the serA gene encoding phosphoglycerate dehydrogenase, protein MYRILITDKLAQEGIDLINSTEDFEAVVRTGIKEEELASIIGDYDGLIIRSDTKVTAKVLERPGKLKGIARAGVGIDNVDVPTATRKGILVMNTPGGNTLSAAEHTMALMLALSRNIVPACNSLKRGEWDRKRYTGNQLNNKTLGIIGLGRIGMAVAKMALGFNMKILGYDPFAAPVEAEKLGIAITDSLERIFKESDFITLHVPKNEKTLNMITAKEMKMMKPSCRLINCARGGIINEEDLYNALAAKTIAGAALDVFSKEPPENTRFKELDNCLVTPHLGASTEEAQIEVAVEAAQILMDAIKGGPIRNAVNAPAMGGLSPIISQYAALAQRIGSLASAMVSGHLKNVQIEFRGSIAEKTVDPIATSFAIGLLQPHFDTTVNLVNVHFLAKERGISIDQTKNPEIKDFESTFAATVQTDQQKRTIVGTVFGGNLPRIIEIDGFPIEVTPEEAMLIIFNDDKPGVIGAVGTILGKHGININTMGVGHKRAEGKAILAFSLDKLPDEKAADDLKNLEFVNELYICKLQ, encoded by the coding sequence ATGTACCGAATTCTCATTACCGACAAACTGGCCCAGGAAGGAATTGACCTGATCAACTCCACAGAGGATTTCGAAGCCGTGGTGCGCACGGGAATCAAAGAAGAGGAACTGGCCTCGATTATCGGCGATTATGACGGCCTGATTATCCGCAGCGACACCAAAGTCACCGCCAAAGTGCTCGAACGTCCCGGCAAACTGAAAGGAATCGCCCGCGCCGGCGTCGGCATCGACAACGTGGACGTCCCCACCGCCACACGCAAAGGGATTCTGGTTATGAACACCCCCGGCGGCAACACCCTCAGCGCCGCTGAACACACTATGGCCCTGATGCTGGCCCTCAGCCGCAATATCGTCCCCGCCTGCAACAGTCTCAAACGCGGCGAGTGGGACCGCAAGCGATACACCGGCAACCAGCTGAACAACAAAACCCTCGGCATCATCGGTCTGGGCCGAATCGGAATGGCCGTGGCCAAAATGGCCCTTGGCTTTAATATGAAAATTCTCGGCTACGACCCCTTTGCCGCTCCGGTTGAGGCGGAAAAACTGGGAATTGCCATTACGGATTCTCTGGAAAGAATCTTCAAAGAATCCGACTTCATTACGCTCCATGTTCCCAAAAATGAAAAAACCCTCAACATGATCACCGCCAAAGAAATGAAGATGATGAAGCCGAGCTGCCGGCTGATTAACTGCGCCCGCGGCGGCATCATCAATGAAGAGGACCTGTACAACGCTCTGGCCGCCAAAACCATCGCCGGCGCCGCCCTCGACGTCTTCTCCAAAGAGCCGCCGGAGAATACCCGTTTCAAGGAACTGGACAACTGCCTGGTCACCCCGCATTTGGGAGCCAGTACCGAAGAAGCCCAGATTGAAGTCGCCGTTGAAGCCGCCCAAATCCTGATGGACGCCATCAAAGGCGGCCCCATCCGCAATGCCGTCAATGCCCCGGCCATGGGCGGCCTGTCCCCCATCATCAGCCAGTACGCCGCTCTGGCCCAGCGAATCGGCTCCCTGGCCAGTGCGATGGTATCCGGACATCTCAAAAATGTGCAAATCGAATTCCGCGGCTCCATCGCCGAAAAAACCGTGGACCCGATTGCCACCTCGTTCGCCATCGGACTGCTTCAGCCGCATTTTGACACCACCGTCAACCTCGTGAATGTTCACTTCCTGGCCAAAGAGCGAGGCATCAGCATCGATCAGACGAAAAATCCGGAAATCAAAGACTTTGAATCCACATTTGCCGCCACCGTCCAGACCGATCAGCAGAAACGCACAATCGTCGGAACCGTTTTCGGCGGCAATTTGCCCCGCATTATCGAAATCGACGGTTTCCCGATTGAAGTAACCCCTGAAGAGGCCATGCTGATTATCTTTAACGACGACAAGCCGGGCGTCATCGGCGCCGTCGGAACCATTTTAGGAAAGCACGGCATCAACATCAACACCATGGGCGTCGGTCACAAAAGGGCCGAAGGCAAAGCGATTCTGGCCTTCAGTCTGGACAAACTGCCGGATGAAAAGGCCGCTGATGACCTGAAAAATCTGGAGTTCGTCAACGAATTGTACATCTGCAAACTTCAGTAA